The Aureimonas mangrovi genome includes a region encoding these proteins:
- a CDS encoding BapA/Bap/LapF family large adhesin yields the protein MGVALSLSDLGDIGLNLGTSSLAFEVAPGHEQDVTLDFSALLSLDLLDGLRIAVQQFDPETGTWTSIGGSEGSATLLSLGLLGGGGNGATLEGLSGGQYRAFVTNEGGLGASLTLGAVLSVDAVDLDYTDVASFDAVAAEGNVLANDELPDGVFVQSVNGQPVDPAGTTIVGEFGELFIAADGTYTYTPFEADGAIGQVDQFEYVVADAAGNTGTATLNVQIGSDDVDLVWNPDDPSAPATPVFSAGDDTANASVEWANEVDDSYFDADASLLGILGTTVTSTGGVFSIEEGMATSGTVSVTALGLGLTNVTLALQVLDAEGNWTNFVTDVHTGAILSLGEIASLDLADLALAPGSYRVVVTMQTPLIGGTITTVGIDTDVDVTYVDEYVVDDSTSGTGNLLANDTTGSPFTTLAVLDGDTYVDVAGTVTIAGTYGDLTVDADGQYTYQIRDGIDYFATPQQDVFTYQLVNPTGAVETGTLTVTVDPSGAGVPAVALASFADDDVIGIDTLDDGSQAVDDDALAQSEADADIAAMMEAPAAEDEIALEGLSLLSEPDDADADLSEPDEAAFSAETADIGDATADPFAHLASEDDWDRNQGSSI from the coding sequence TTGGGCGTCGCCCTATCCCTGTCCGATCTCGGCGATATCGGCCTCAATCTCGGAACCAGCTCGCTCGCGTTCGAGGTGGCCCCAGGGCACGAGCAGGACGTGACGCTGGATTTCAGTGCGCTTCTCTCGCTCGATCTTCTCGACGGGCTGCGCATCGCCGTGCAGCAGTTTGATCCCGAGACGGGCACCTGGACGTCGATCGGCGGTTCTGAAGGCTCGGCAACCTTGTTGTCTCTCGGCCTCTTGGGGGGTGGTGGCAACGGTGCGACCCTCGAAGGGCTCTCCGGCGGTCAGTACCGGGCCTTCGTGACCAACGAGGGCGGGCTCGGCGCCAGCCTGACGCTCGGCGCGGTTCTCTCGGTGGACGCCGTGGATCTCGATTACACGGACGTCGCGAGCTTCGACGCGGTGGCGGCCGAAGGCAACGTTCTCGCCAATGACGAACTGCCGGACGGCGTCTTCGTCCAGAGCGTCAACGGTCAACCTGTCGATCCTGCCGGCACGACGATCGTCGGCGAGTTCGGCGAACTCTTCATCGCCGCGGACGGAACCTACACCTACACGCCGTTCGAGGCCGATGGAGCGATCGGGCAGGTCGATCAGTTCGAGTACGTGGTCGCCGACGCCGCCGGCAACACAGGTACGGCGACGCTGAACGTGCAGATCGGCAGCGATGACGTCGATCTCGTCTGGAACCCGGACGATCCGTCCGCTCCGGCAACACCTGTCTTCTCTGCCGGCGACGATACGGCCAACGCGTCGGTCGAATGGGCCAATGAGGTTGACGATAGCTATTTCGATGCGGACGCATCCCTCTTGGGCATCCTCGGCACCACCGTGACGAGCACCGGAGGCGTGTTCTCGATCGAGGAAGGCATGGCCACCTCGGGCACCGTCTCGGTCACGGCGCTCGGTCTCGGGTTGACGAACGTGACACTGGCGCTGCAGGTGCTCGACGCTGAGGGCAACTGGACGAACTTCGTGACCGACGTCCACACGGGGGCGATCCTGTCGCTGGGCGAGATCGCCTCGCTGGATCTGGCCGATCTGGCTCTTGCGCCCGGCAGCTACCGGGTGGTGGTGACGATGCAGACGCCGCTTATCGGCGGAACCATCACGACGGTCGGCATCGATACCGATGTCGATGTCACCTATGTCGATGAGTACGTGGTCGATGATTCCACGAGCGGCACCGGGAACCTCCTCGCCAACGACACGACGGGTTCGCCCTTCACGACGCTCGCCGTCCTCGACGGGGACACTTATGTCGATGTCGCGGGAACGGTGACGATCGCAGGCACGTACGGCGACCTCACCGTCGATGCCGATGGTCAGTACACTTACCAGATCCGCGACGGCATCGATTATTTCGCGACACCCCAGCAGGACGTCTTCACCTATCAGCTCGTCAACCCGACAGGCGCCGTGGAGACCGGAACGCTCACGGTTACGGTCGATCCCAGCGGGGCTGGCGTGCCTGCCGTGGCGCTCGCATCCTTCGCCGATGACGATGTGATCGGCATCGATACGCTCGACGACGGTTCGCAGGCGGTGGACGATGATGCGCTGGCGCAATCTGAAGCGGATGCCGACATCGCTGCCATGATGGAGGCGCCTGCGGCGGAAGACGAGATCGCGCTGGAGGGTCTGTCCCTCCTGTCCGAACCCGACGATGCCGACGCCGACCTGTCCGAACCCGACGAAGCGGCCTTTTCGGCGGAAACCGCCGACATTGGTGACGCGACGGCAGATCCCTTCGCGCATCTGGCGAGCGAGGACGACTGGGATCGCAATCAGGGGAGCTCGATCTAG
- a CDS encoding TolC family outer membrane protein has translation MSVAFFLSACATSSDGRPGTEPTAAGDAPIADAAARTGSIAAETISRQVEPLAFSGRGVTMESAVQRALSWHPSIDEAVGRYRQQGEAVAEARSGYLPTVSWGVDSAYDSERSSRYSPVLNLNGSQMLYDFGAVDARVEIATAGVAGGRSQVLLAMDDLARETAQAVVEIQRNQSLAKIARDQIDDTSAILDLVRSRTDRGASTRSDQLQAEARVQAAESTLLEIEGQLQRWRGVLTALVGAGVQGVSDVLPAQLAGACLVAEPYWSRVPAVMQAEAEGEAAAAQVDLTRAEGLPTLSLDGRVGSDIIEFGSSEPEYRLGLNVSGSIFNGGETAARRNAAAYALAASGAASERARVDVLRNLAEAAGQVSSMQRLTQSLEMRQAMMRETRDLYRAQYVELGTRTLLDLLNADQELHAARFDGVNVEHDVRRLRLDCAYFSGGSERVFAFRADRV, from the coding sequence TTGAGCGTCGCGTTCTTCCTCTCCGCTTGCGCAACCTCTTCGGACGGGCGGCCGGGCACTGAGCCGACCGCGGCTGGTGACGCTCCCATCGCCGACGCCGCGGCGCGTACCGGATCGATTGCCGCGGAAACGATTTCGCGACAGGTCGAACCTCTCGCCTTCTCGGGCCGCGGCGTGACGATGGAGAGCGCCGTGCAGCGCGCTCTCTCCTGGCACCCCTCGATCGACGAGGCGGTCGGGCGCTACCGCCAGCAGGGCGAGGCGGTCGCCGAGGCGCGATCGGGCTACCTGCCGACCGTCAGCTGGGGCGTGGACAGCGCCTATGACAGTGAGCGCTCCAGCCGCTACAGCCCGGTTCTCAATCTCAACGGCTCACAGATGCTGTACGATTTCGGCGCTGTCGACGCCCGCGTGGAGATTGCAACGGCGGGGGTGGCGGGGGGGCGTTCCCAGGTCCTGCTTGCGATGGACGATCTTGCGCGGGAGACGGCGCAGGCGGTGGTGGAGATCCAGCGCAACCAGTCCCTTGCGAAGATTGCCCGAGATCAGATCGACGACACCAGCGCCATTCTCGATCTCGTGCGCTCTCGCACCGACCGGGGTGCCAGCACCCGTTCCGACCAGCTTCAGGCAGAGGCGCGTGTGCAGGCCGCTGAATCGACGCTTCTCGAAATCGAGGGACAACTGCAGCGCTGGCGCGGTGTTTTGACGGCACTGGTGGGCGCAGGGGTTCAAGGGGTTTCGGACGTTTTGCCCGCACAACTCGCGGGCGCGTGTCTTGTCGCCGAGCCCTATTGGAGCCGAGTACCAGCTGTCATGCAGGCGGAGGCCGAGGGCGAGGCGGCGGCTGCTCAGGTTGATCTGACGCGGGCGGAAGGTCTCCCCACGCTCTCGCTGGACGGCCGGGTCGGCAGCGACATCATCGAATTCGGCTCTTCAGAGCCCGAATACCGGCTGGGCCTCAATGTCAGCGGCAGTATCTTCAACGGAGGCGAGACCGCGGCACGCCGCAACGCCGCCGCCTACGCGTTGGCCGCCTCGGGAGCGGCTTCCGAGCGCGCGCGGGTCGATGTTCTGCGCAATCTGGCTGAAGCTGCCGGCCAGGTCTCGAGCATGCAGCGACTGACACAGTCGCTCGAGATGCGTCAGGCGATGATGCGCGAAACACGAGATCTTTATCGGGCGCAATATGTGGAATTGGGTACGCGAACCCTTCTCGATCTTCTCAACGCGGATCAGGAACTGCATGCCGCGCGCTTCGATGGCGTCAATGTCGAGCACGATGTGAGGCGGCTTCGACTTGACTGCGCCTATTTTTCCGGCGGATCTGAGCGCGTTTTCGCTTTCAGAGCTGACCGCGTCTAA